AACAGAAGACTATGCAACCAAAGAACACATCTGTAATATGCAATTCAGCTTTGGTTATCTATCCGCATCATTTGATTACCTGTTTCCCACCACTAAGTGGtgacatggaaaaatatgatacatAACACAAGTTATGTCAGTGAAATTGCACTGAAATGTCAGATCAGCAACAGCCAGTTGAACCAATGAATGCACTGATAACATCCAAACTAAGCAAAATATATTTGGATCATGTTTATATACATTTGCATACATTTGACAACAAATCAGCACACACTGGGAGCATGCAGAAAGTTTGAACATTATTTCAAGGGAAACTACTTACTTTGTGTTCTACTTACTTAACACATAGGTACATAGGCAAAAGTTTAAGGAGGCAGCTATAGACATCAGAAGACTTTTCACTGCTATAACAACAATTGTGTTCATCTTGGGAAATATTTCTTCACTTATTTTCAAAATGCTTCCTCCTCTGTACTGTACTAAGCAACTTTCCACAGACAGCCTACTGAATTTAGTGAGACTTATTCACTATCAAATATTCTTAGTCCTGTCGTTTCACGAAGCCTTGTGAAGATAGCTGAAAATATTGTAACCACACTCAGAGAAACAGCTAGTCTGAGGGCTACAAACATTAACTCCTGAACCTCAGAAATGTTCCTGTTGGATCACAACTACCAGACTCACCCAACCAACATGACCAGTGGGGTTCATAGTCCAACAAACACTACAAGCTCTGATGAACTCAGTTTAGTCTCACTTCTATGTTTACAATGAATAAAAGTAAACCAAATAACAGTAAACTCATTTGTCAAGCATGGATCCATAAGCAGTTAAAAGAACCATCACATAGAGGAAGGAGGTATCAGCATGCTAGAGAAACCCCAAAGGTTTGTTAGAACACAAATATTTAGATCAAAGGTTTAAACGTAAGATTCTCTGAAACTGTCCAATGCAGACTGGGTATGATCAGCAGCTATGGAAAGTTGGAAGGCAAAATGGAAGACTGTGCCAGATAAAGGAACAGATTATTTTGGAACAGGGCATGGCTAGGTGGCACCCTGAAAAAGTGCAGCATATTATTGTTACACTTGTGAGGCTCAGCAATTACGTACACCTGAAGAAGGGCTGTTAAGCTTCTCTTTTTACTATTAAATATCAGTGGGGATTCTCGAAGTAATAAATAATACAGGAACAAGGAACCAACTGCTAATGAATTTGTCAAGAGGTAGCTAATGTCACTTACTTTAATCATTGATACATCTATAGGATATTCTTTACCTCTTGAGTGATAAAGGATGTACTGTCaatgaaacaaagagagaaagatacCAGTACAGGTTACCATGACAGGCCTTCCTCTGATTTTCATTTACTCCCTTATGCCTTCTAGACACCTTTTGCATTCTACAGCAGCAATTCTTTGTACACATATTAGGGGTAAGCTCAGTGATATTTATCTTTGAGTAAACACACACAAGTTCAGGGTTAAGACACTAAAAAAAAGGTTTGAAATGGTGCAGCAGTTACATCTAAGCAGTGGTACAAACCAAAAGAATTAATGTTGGTATCCACACTTCTGTCACTTTTCAAcagaaattaatttattaattgcagtggattttgttttatttactcAGCTGTGCAGTGGCCTCTGCTGGCACATATGTGCATAAATTAGGGATTAACTTTATTACCTCTCTAAAGACAAGCTAAGCTGCTCAGAAGCCTGACAAGCACTCAGCGTAAGAGTACCAGGATGATCCAACCTGGAGCTTAAAGGAAAGTGACAGGAAAGTAACTTGTTAATCTAATTAtgcaactaatttttttttaaaaaaaaaacttttgacacctttcaaaatcattttgcttttccaaagCAGTCTCAAGAAACTTCTACTTATTTCTTAACAATTCTTTATTAAGATGGCTGTTAACAAGGGAAAAGAAAGTTTTGGAAGACTGATGACACTGCTATGCTCTGACTCAAATCACCTGGCCTATCCCAGtaataactatttatttatttatttatttatttattaaatttataccccgcccctctagaccatgtctactcggggcggcttacaacataaaatctATAGTTCATTCATATGCATGTGCTATACTtcaaagtgaaatatttttacaCACATTATATTGGAAGTAGCTCTACTAGATAGAACACAGCTTATTTACATGACAATGGCCAGGATCATTAATTTATTAAGAAATTAGGAAGACTCCCATTCATAATAACTACATTGTGCAACTTAaaagtttaaaatgaaaagattAATTCTGAGCACATTACAATAAATGATAAGACCAGCTAAAACCAAAACAACCACCCCCTATTTAAAGCTCTTACCTTGGACCTTTCTTTGACATAGTATTTGCCCAGTCTACTTCCACAGAACATCACCAGCCTGTCTATCAGCGACAAAAGAAAGTTGATGGCCTCACATCCCTCTTCGGTGCCCGCAATCCACTTTATCTGATCCCCCCTCAAGTGTCTCTTGGAGATGCCATTGCGCTGGCCGGCCAGCTGACCATCTTGCAGCTCCCCATTAAAGTGCATCTGTTTCACACGTTCCAGGATACAATCTCCTACTAACTCGCCCAAAAAATTGTCCAGGTAGCAAAAGCCGATGTCATGCAAACAAGGTACAATATAGTCCAGGGCGATTTTTTCTAGATCTAACCTCATTATATGTCCCAACGGCATCTTGGGAATGCGATTAATTTCTTCCCCTTTGCACGTAGAGTCAAGACAACAAACACGCGGGAAACCgtgccaagaaaaaaaagtcaataaTTCTGCCAAACCGAATCGGACACCAAACAAGCCCGCCAAGTCTAACTCTTTGAGTTTCAAGCAAAAAGAGCGAATCTGTGTCACACTGGAATGTCCaaaaaagttttgctgaagtaaTGTTTTGTCTTCAGGGCACTTGATCGGAGCCTTCCCGGCACCGTCCCAGCCCTGCCTGGCGCGATAATAGTATGAACCGTGATTGCACTCCTCCCTATAACTGACCTACACCCATTGCCAGAACTAGCACCTTAGCAGACAGATCACAGCTGAAGGAGGAAACTGCTGAAACCCTTTTCTATCCGCTTTGAGGCTGGGAGATCAGTGTgctaacctccccccccctcccgatcAGTTTGCTGATAATGACCCACCCGCGCGCGCTTTATTTTAGGAGCAGGGTCCGGCAAACTCCTTTCAATTTATTTACCAAGGGAGCAGATGGCCCCTCTCTGATTAATACGTCTGCTACGTGCAGAATGTGTTCCTACTCCAACAACGAGTGGCACGTGGGTGGAGCCccggcctggggggggggaatcagtctTAACCCGGGTCCACCCGCCCAGCGCAAGGGAACGAGAATTCAGCCAATCAAATGACAGACAGGGCGTAGCTTCTAGCAAAACCTCCAACCACGGCAGGGTTCACGGTTGAAATCATTGAgtaagggagggggggaaaggaaagccgCGTGCCTGGAGGAGGCGTGCCTTATCGTTCGGCGGGTACCGCCCACTCCAAAGAGGGGGTGTGGTTTCCGCCATTGAGGAATTCTCCCCAAGCATGTATGCTTCTACTACGGTCACACGCCACAAGCCAATGTAAACAAAAGGTGGAGAAGAGGGTGTTAAGTGCGCAAGTGCCAGGGGAGCCTCGTTTGGTAACTTAATACTGCACTGTACTACAGTAATGGAAGAAGGAGGAAGTTTACAAGTCCTTACcatgtttccttgcttttttttcagAAGGCCTTTCTCCCTCGCCACCCACCCCGTTTCACCACCTGACCTTCTGCAAACAAAGCAAATTTAGATGGCTGGAAACTATTTTGGAAACAATGCCATTGGACCGTGGCAGCAATTCTCGCCTTTTTGAAGCGTCCCTTTACAGGCGCTGTATTGGAAAGTATTCCTACGATTATATCCTGTGGAGTTCTAAATCTCATCCCATCAACCATATACGCCCACGTCCATCGCTCAAAAGGATACATAGTACATACTTTAGAAAAAGTTATTGAAGGAAGTGTTTTCTCATCCCAAAATGTTTTTTCCCTGAACTCACTATTCAGAAACTGGTTAACAGTTTTAACGATCTGGTTTTCTGATTTCAAGTCTGGAGGAGAGCGACACGGAAAGGACCCAGCGCGTTATTCTTTAGCGCCAAGAGAATTTACCCAATTCATAAATATGTGAGCACGTGGACTAGCTTGTCGTGTGAACCCtatcagttgtttttttaaaaaaaaaaatatcgaAGCCCTCGATTTCGGGACTGGCCTCAGAAGTAGAAGTGGggagcagaaagagaaagggaaaagtcaAGTAAAGCGACGTGCCCAGAAACTGCCCCGTTAAAGACCCGGAGTGCCCGGAATAGCAGAGAGATTAGCAACTTTGGCGAAGCAGTCAAGACTGCCCGCTGGACGTCCGAGTTCTTGGTGCTGAAGCTACTGACCTTGTGTCTTCCTCTAATTTTGTAGTGCCCCAGCTTCCCATCTGCGTACATGATGAGTTTATCCATTCTTTTCAGGAGGTAGCCTATGTTCTCACAGCCTGGCTCACTGCCCTCTACCCACGCAATCTTGTCCCCTCGGATGCCTTGGCTGCTGCCTGCCCTCTGACTCGCCAGGGCGCCGTCCTGGAATTTGCCACTCAAGTGCAAAGCCAGGACTTCTTGGAAGACTTTCTCGGCCATCCTGTGCCCCAGGAAGTGGTCCACAATGCACAAGCCGTAAGCGTTCATGCAGGGCACTATGTACTGCGAGACAAGCCTCTGAGCATCTCTGCGGTGCTCTCTGAGAGGAGGAGCTCGCTTGGGAGGCCCGGGGCCGGGGCCGGGCGAGGGGCCTTCGACGGCTCGGGCCTCCGCGGCGTTGGCGGCGCACACGGCGGCTTCCAGGGAGCCCTGGCTCGCCGCCTTAGCCGCCGACCCGTCGGGCTCCTGCTCCTCCCGCCCGCCTCGGCCACCATCCTCGCGGCTCCTCGCGGCGTAATTGATGAAAATCTTCCTCATGCTTTCTACTGAGTCCTCCCTAAACTCGGCCGGGGGCTGCTGCTCGGGTGCTTCCCAGCCGGAGGCCATGGGCCGGCAAAGAAGGATCAGTTCCCCCTCGCCCGCGGCATCGCCTCACCCGGGCGACGCCAGGCTGCTGTTCCTCCGGCTGCCTCCTCCGGCCTTGCTCGAGCGAGCTCCACGCGGGAAATGCCATGTTCGCCTCACACCGCCGGATACTACAGGGGACATGCCGCTCGGGAGCGTGCACACGTACCAATGGGAGCGAGCGGAGACGCCCGTCCGCCTGCccgccttcctccctccttcccgcccCTGccgccgcccgcctgcccgcccgcccgccgcctcCCCCAGCCATCCCCTGGGGACACGAGCTGGGAACACGCGGGATCCAGCGAAGCGCACGGAAGAGCTCTCGGGCAGTGTTGGACGTGCCGGGAAGGCCCGGAATCTGGGGATGGTTACGTGCCCTCTCTTGCTGGGAACGACGGACGTGAGTCACAGAAAAAGCTCGAAAAACACCGAGCGCTATCTTCATCCCTTCACCTGGATAGACCCGGTCTTTGCCCTAGAAACGTGTTCACCCAGGCCTTTCCCGCCGCCCTTTGAGAAACCGGGAAAACCCGGTTGGTTTTGCCCTCCACTTACTGGTCCTCGGAGCTGTGCAAGACTAAAGGGCCGTCTGTCAATGGTTATGCAGGGGTTTAAAAGCCCAAACTCCTGGGCAGCGCATGGTCTCCTTGACCATGGCGTTGCAGGGCTTGAAAGAGAGAAAGCGGCTGGCCTCAGCTTCAAAAGGAAATTGAGTGCGAGCCTGAGTGGAAGCCATTATCCTTCGTGATCCCCAAGCGAAGCTCAATGGATGGCAACAGGTTGTTGTGCACTCAGTTATGAAGAAGTTACAGTTCGCACCAAGGCCCTCTCTCCTCGTGATGACCTCATTTGTGTGGCTGTAAAGAATCTTGGGCTTGAAAATCACACCAACTCCCCTCAGTAATTCTGTTCCACTTAAAGCAACTCCAGGCTCTGATGTATCCCAGTACAAGAGTGAGCCAGGCACATTACAAATGGAAACACATCAAGACTACAAACATCTACATTGCAGAACATGTATTCATATGTATATAATTTGTATGTGGTATGAAGCAAATTTCACActcattccaccaccacccttcaGTAAGCAGAGAACATAATTGTAGTgcactagatcactggttcttaacctttgttactcagatgtttttggactgcagctcccaaaagccttcaccatcacctctgctggctggggtttctgggagttgcagttcagaaacacctgagtaacaaaggttaagaaccactgcactagataaTCATAGTAGTGTGAGTGACATGCCTCCATCTTCTCCATAGTTTTGACTGTTTTAGCAAGGAGCTTGTCACCTCCACAGTATTAGTTTTATGACCATGATACCTAAAgatgtgcttttaatattgtatgtAAAACACATTGTTTGAGTAATTAGAGAGATGATTTCCTTTGACACAATTATTGTTCATGTACCTTCTTGATTCTCCATTAATGTCCTGCTCATATGTCAAAATTCCATCCTCCTGGGTGCTGCTTAAAATAATGTGCATGTAAAAGGCATATATCATAAAACCTAAATGTACCTGTGTTCTTATTCACATTGCTATGTCCAAGGTTTGAGAAATATATGCACATTAAATAGAAAATATCTACAATTAATAAATCATGTCTTATATATGTAAATAGTGTCAATTTGGAATGTGACAAGTGAAATTCAATAAGCATATTTCCTTGTCTTTGAAGGGTTTTGCCTGTCCTCCTTGATTTATAGTGCCAACTTAAAGAACAGCCTTCAGTCTCGAATGCTTAGATtttgaaaggaagaaacagaCCTCCTATAAATCACATCTGATTGTGTTAAGATTTAGGTTACTTTTCAAAATCTGCTTTTCTCCATCACCCTCTTCCATATTGTGCACTAGTGTTTCAGAAACTAAACATTAAATCCAGCTGACAGATACTGTACACAGTATGGAATCCTCTCCCACTACTGTTAGATACGTACATTTGTATTTCACCAATGTAATGCAGGTGAAGACCATTTCTGGTGCTAAAGCctgaatttttaacatgtaactACTTATCCTTAAgtcatgttttgttgcagaacTCACATAGAGTTACACTTACAAGACTGGCATTTTATGGCATTTGTTATCCAATCTCCAAATTTCATGACTTGCCGTGTACAGAGTTCTACATTAGGCAGTTCTTTTACAGGATCATTAGGAAATGCAAATAATGTCTAAGGTAAGGTTTGAAATTCTACATAACTCTTCCATTTTTTATCATCTTTGCTTGAAAGAAGAGTTCTGTAGAAATTGAAAGCTTGCCTTGCTTGTAACTTTTCGTTGTCCAGTAAAGGTGTTGCCTAATCCAGAATTTCTGTGAATGGCTCAAACAGCTATATTTTCATTTGCTGTTCAATGGTTTTATTTTCTAAGACAAAAAAAGTATGGGATAAAAGTTATCTTGATAAATCTATTACATGTTGAAATTtcagagtgtttgtttgtttgtttgtttttggaccaACATATATTGGGTTTGGACAAAAGAGTTCCATGCCTTTTTTCAGCAAGCTATCATGCTGAGAAGCAGGAATGATTACTCTGGTTATCATTAGGTTGGCCTTTTCAGGAATGAGTGGAATTGGAATTCTCAGTGGGTCCAGGAAACAAAAGTCTTATTAATTTATCCCAGATTTTGACTCTGCTTCTAAAAATAAATACACTGAAATTCCCATGGGCTCAGAAAGTACCCCAGACTTCACTTggtacagctttttaaaatctgctctCTCCCATTTTTATAGAAAAAAtgttgtgaagattaacaatatttttaacttctcaaacttctttttttaatagcaAGAACTGATACTTGAAGTCCATGTATAACATCAATTTTATAGTTGTCTTCTGCACTGGAaagattttgaattttttaatattaattgtCTGCTAATGTTTGCTTCCTTGaaaacaaatgatttaaaaacctTGAATGATAACTACTTTTGACTGGCTGGAATTCTGTAGTAAGTCACATTTATAGTcaactcattgaatcaatggggatttggtgaatcaacacttACATACTGTAATTCCATTGAAATTGAAGAAAGCCTATGTA
The Pogona vitticeps strain Pit_001003342236 chromosome 1, PviZW2.1, whole genome shotgun sequence genome window above contains:
- the EGLN3 gene encoding prolyl hydroxylase EGLN3 isoform X2; its protein translation is MPLGHIMRLDLEKIALDYIVPCLHDIGFCYLDNFLGELVGDCILERVKQMHFNGELQDGQLAGQRNGISKRHLRGDQIKWIAGTEEGCEAINFLLSLIDRLVMFCGSRLGKYYVKERSKYILYHSRGKEYPIDVSMIKAMIACYPGNGTGYVRHVDNPNGDGRCITCIYYLNKNWDSKLHGGILRIFPEGKSYVADVEPIFDRLLFFWSDRRNPHEVQPSYATRYAMTVWYFDAEERAEAKKKFRNLVDAGKTEAVLNED
- the EGLN3 gene encoding prolyl hydroxylase EGLN3 isoform X1, with the protein product MASGWEAPEQQPPAEFREDSVESMRKIFINYAARSREDGGRGGREEQEPDGSAAKAASQGSLEAAVCAANAAEARAVEGPSPGPGPGPPKRAPPLREHRRDAQRLVSQYIVPCMNAYGLCIVDHFLGHRMAEKVFQEVLALHLSGKFQDGALASQRAGSSQGIRGDKIAWVEGSEPGCENIGYLLKRMDKLIMYADGKLGHYKIRGRHKAMIACYPGNGTGYVRHVDNPNGDGRCITCIYYLNKNWDSKLHGGILRIFPEGKSYVADVEPIFDRLLFFWSDRRNPHEVQPSYATRYAMTVWYFDAEERAEAKKKFRNLVDAGKTEAVLNED